From Canis lupus baileyi chromosome 16, mCanLup2.hap1, whole genome shotgun sequence, a single genomic window includes:
- the PHOSPHO1 gene encoding phosphoethanolamine/phosphocholine phosphatase isoform X3, whose protein sequence is MSGCFPVAGLRCLSRDGGMAAQGAPRFLLTFDFDETIVDENSDDSIVRAAPGQRLPESLRATYREGFYNEYMQRVFQYLGEQGVRPRDLRAIYEAIPLSPGMSDLLQFVAKQGSCFEVILISDANTFGVESALRAAGHHGLFRRILSNPSGPDARGLLALRPFHTHSCARCPANMCKHKVLSDYLRERAHDGVHFERLFYVGDGANDFCPMGLLAGGDVAFPRRGYPMHRLIQEAQKAEPSSFRASVVPWETATDVRLHLQQPLHPFSSSLPSRAPPPPLPPPAFPKGKKARGYSRLLVVERGSTVRLGSVQPGTSQRATVAPLTPASSMQQETRDFTKVAPRAGPPAPPPPPVWNRKP, encoded by the exons GACGGCGGGATGGCCGCGCAGGGCGCGCCGCGCTTCCTCCTGACCTTCGACTTTGACGAGACCATCGTGGACGAGAACAGCGACGACTCGATCGTGCGCGCCGCGCCGGGCCAGCGGCTGCCCGAGAGCCTGCGGGCCACCTACCGCGAGGGCTTCTACAACGAGTACATGCAGCGCGTCTTCCAGTACCTGGGCGAGCAGGGCGTGCGGCCGCGGGACCTGCGCGCCATCTACGAGGCCATCCCCCTGTCGCCCGGCATGAGCGACCTGCTGCAGTTCGTGGCCAAGCAGGGCTCCTGCTTCGAGGTCATCCTCATCTCGGATGCCAACACCTTCGGCGTGGAGAGCGCGCTGCGCGCCGCCGGCCACCACGGCCTGTTCCGCCGCATCCTCAGCAACCCGTCGGGGCCCGACGCGCGGGGGCTGCTGGCGCTGCGGCCCTTCCACACGCACAGCTGCGCACGCTGCCCCGCCAACATGTGCAAGCACAAGGTGCTCAGCGACTACCTGCGCGAGCGGGCTCACGACGGCGTGCACTTCGAGCGCCTTTTCTACGTGGGCGACGGCGCCAACGACTTCTGCCCCATGGGGCTGCTGGCGGGCGGCGACGTGGCCTTCCCGCGCCGGGGCTATCCCATGCACCGCCTTATCCAGGAGGCGCAGAAGGCCGAGCCCAGCTCCTTCCGCGCCAGCGTGGTGCCCTGGGAAACCGCCACCGACGTGCGCCTCCATCTGCAACAG CCACTACACCCTTTTTCCTCCAGCCTCCCTTCccgcgccccacccccacccctacccccgccagcattccccaaaggaaaaaaagccagagGGTACAGTCGCCTCCTGGTGGTGGAACGAGGTAGCACTGTTCGGCTCGGGTCCGTCCAGCCTGGGACCTCGCAGCGCGCGACCGTGGCTCCTCTCACCCCAGCCTCGTCTATGCAGCAAGAGACCAGGGACTTTACCAAAGTCGCCCCGCGGGCTgggccccctgcgcccccccctCCTCCCGTATGGAACAGAAAGCCATGA
- the PHOSPHO1 gene encoding phosphoethanolamine/phosphocholine phosphatase isoform X6 yields the protein MSGCFPVAGLRCLSRDGGMAAQGAPRFLLTFDFDETIVDENSDDSIVRAAPGQRLPESLRATYREGFYNEYMQRVFQYLGEQGVRPRDLRAIYEAIPLSPGMSDLLQFVAKQGSCFEVILISDANTFGVESALRAAGHHGLFRRILSNPSGPDARGLLALRPFHTHSCARCPANMCKHKVLSDYLRERAHDGVHFERLFYVGDGANDFCPMGLLAGGDVAFPRRGYPMHRLIQEAQKAEPSSFRASVVPWETATDVRLHLQQVLKTC from the coding sequence GACGGCGGGATGGCCGCGCAGGGCGCGCCGCGCTTCCTCCTGACCTTCGACTTTGACGAGACCATCGTGGACGAGAACAGCGACGACTCGATCGTGCGCGCCGCGCCGGGCCAGCGGCTGCCCGAGAGCCTGCGGGCCACCTACCGCGAGGGCTTCTACAACGAGTACATGCAGCGCGTCTTCCAGTACCTGGGCGAGCAGGGCGTGCGGCCGCGGGACCTGCGCGCCATCTACGAGGCCATCCCCCTGTCGCCCGGCATGAGCGACCTGCTGCAGTTCGTGGCCAAGCAGGGCTCCTGCTTCGAGGTCATCCTCATCTCGGATGCCAACACCTTCGGCGTGGAGAGCGCGCTGCGCGCCGCCGGCCACCACGGCCTGTTCCGCCGCATCCTCAGCAACCCGTCGGGGCCCGACGCGCGGGGGCTGCTGGCGCTGCGGCCCTTCCACACGCACAGCTGCGCACGCTGCCCCGCCAACATGTGCAAGCACAAGGTGCTCAGCGACTACCTGCGCGAGCGGGCTCACGACGGCGTGCACTTCGAGCGCCTTTTCTACGTGGGCGACGGCGCCAACGACTTCTGCCCCATGGGGCTGCTGGCGGGCGGCGACGTGGCCTTCCCGCGCCGGGGCTATCCCATGCACCGCCTTATCCAGGAGGCGCAGAAGGCCGAGCCCAGCTCCTTCCGCGCCAGCGTGGTGCCCTGGGAAACCGCCACCGACGTGCGCCTCCATCTGCAACAGGTGCTGAAGACGTGCTGA
- the PHOSPHO1 gene encoding phosphoethanolamine/phosphocholine phosphatase isoform X5 — translation MAAQGAPRFLLTFDFDETIVDENSDDSIVRAAPGQRLPESLRATYREGFYNEYMQRVFQYLGEQGVRPRDLRAIYEAIPLSPGMSDLLQFVAKQGSCFEVILISDANTFGVESALRAAGHHGLFRRILSNPSGPDARGLLALRPFHTHSCARCPANMCKHKVLSDYLRERAHDGVHFERLFYVGDGANDFCPMGLLAGGDVAFPRRGYPMHRLIQEAQKAEPSSFRASVVPWETATDVRLHLQQPLHPFSSSLPSRAPPPPLPPPAFPKGKKARGYSRLLVVERGSTVRLGSVQPGTSQRATVAPLTPASSMQQETRDFTKVAPRAGPPAPPPPPVWNRKP, via the exons ATGGCCGCGCAGGGCGCGCCGCGCTTCCTCCTGACCTTCGACTTTGACGAGACCATCGTGGACGAGAACAGCGACGACTCGATCGTGCGCGCCGCGCCGGGCCAGCGGCTGCCCGAGAGCCTGCGGGCCACCTACCGCGAGGGCTTCTACAACGAGTACATGCAGCGCGTCTTCCAGTACCTGGGCGAGCAGGGCGTGCGGCCGCGGGACCTGCGCGCCATCTACGAGGCCATCCCCCTGTCGCCCGGCATGAGCGACCTGCTGCAGTTCGTGGCCAAGCAGGGCTCCTGCTTCGAGGTCATCCTCATCTCGGATGCCAACACCTTCGGCGTGGAGAGCGCGCTGCGCGCCGCCGGCCACCACGGCCTGTTCCGCCGCATCCTCAGCAACCCGTCGGGGCCCGACGCGCGGGGGCTGCTGGCGCTGCGGCCCTTCCACACGCACAGCTGCGCACGCTGCCCCGCCAACATGTGCAAGCACAAGGTGCTCAGCGACTACCTGCGCGAGCGGGCTCACGACGGCGTGCACTTCGAGCGCCTTTTCTACGTGGGCGACGGCGCCAACGACTTCTGCCCCATGGGGCTGCTGGCGGGCGGCGACGTGGCCTTCCCGCGCCGGGGCTATCCCATGCACCGCCTTATCCAGGAGGCGCAGAAGGCCGAGCCCAGCTCCTTCCGCGCCAGCGTGGTGCCCTGGGAAACCGCCACCGACGTGCGCCTCCATCTGCAACAG CCACTACACCCTTTTTCCTCCAGCCTCCCTTCccgcgccccacccccacccctacccccgccagcattccccaaaggaaaaaaagccagagGGTACAGTCGCCTCCTGGTGGTGGAACGAGGTAGCACTGTTCGGCTCGGGTCCGTCCAGCCTGGGACCTCGCAGCGCGCGACCGTGGCTCCTCTCACCCCAGCCTCGTCTATGCAGCAAGAGACCAGGGACTTTACCAAAGTCGCCCCGCGGGCTgggccccctgcgcccccccctCCTCCCGTATGGAACAGAAAGCCATGA